TCCTTACGTCTCGATTTGGGCTGTCGAAAGTCTGCTAGCTCCTGGCCATGTTGGTTGTCACGAAGCTCTGAGAAAGCGCCAAGCAAGCGGCCAGACGCAACAGTCTTCTTAACCGCCCGACCAGGGTCGGGTAAGAGGGCAGATTTCATATACGACAGATTCATACTTTTGATTTCTGCGTGTTCCTACAATTTCACCGTTAAGTTTTTCGGCGATACGCCTGCTGGCGACATTTTGTACTGCTACGGGGTAAAGGAAGCTCTCCTTCGCGAGAGTTTTCGTCGCCCATTCAGCAACAGCTCTGATGGCTTCTGTTCCGTAGCCGTGACCATAAGCTGCTTCTTTTAGCCAGATGCCAAGCTCTGGGGTTGGTTGATCCGCCTCATCCAGTCCGGCAATGCCTAGACATTCCATCGTGTCACTGCGTCTTATAACAAAGGACAAAACCGATTGATCGTTCGCCTGTAATCTGGCTTCCCGGTGTGCTTTGTACTCGTTGAGCGATTTCGGGGGATCCCAGCGCATGAAGCGAGCGGTCGCAGGGGTGATGCATTCGAATACCTCTCCGGCATCAGCCATTTTGAACTGGCTTAGTTGCAATCTGGCGGATCGGATCAAAACCTGCATCATGTTCGCTCTTCCAGACATTCTTCTTTATGGTCGCAGGCAATGCGTCGACAGAATACCGATTCCCTCCAGCATAGCGATCCATCCACCTGCAAAACGCTGATTTCGTAAACTTCAACCCCCCTCAGGACGGCCAGCCGGTCTGAAGTTGCCGCAAACCCGACGTTGCGGGAGGCAATCAATCCTCAATTCGGAGCCTTCCAGAAACAACGTGAATGCAAGTTGAGCTACCCTCTGCTTGTTTGCTGAGCTTC
This Tunturibacter gelidoferens DNA region includes the following protein-coding sequences:
- a CDS encoding DUF4826 family protein is translated as MSGTVTEYLAKEGLDHGKVGSWPAWHLVPYVSIWAVESLLAPGHVGCHEALRKRQASGQTQQSS
- a CDS encoding GNAT family N-acetyltransferase, translating into MMQVLIRSARLQLSQFKMADAGEVFECITPATARFMRWDPPKSLNEYKAHREARLQANDQSVLSFVIRRSDTMECLGIAGLDEADQPTPELGIWLKEAAYGHGYGTEAIRAVAEWATKTLAKESFLYPVAVQNVASRRIAEKLNGEIVGTRRNQKYESVVYEICPLTRPWSGG